The window TTCGATGTCGGGAGACAGTTTGGACGCTTCCCCTTCGAGGTGAAGCCTCACGCGAATTCCGGTCCGGTCCTCGAAGCTTTCCGTATACCATCGAAGCGCGGACACCAGCCCGAAGTCGTCGAGCAGGTGCGGTCTCAAGTCGTAGGCGATGCGGTGAATGTCGTCAATCGACTTCTCAACCAGGGTTCGTATGTCGCGGAGTCTCTTCGCCGAGGCATCGGACAGGATGTTCCCGGTCCTTTCAAGCATTTCGACGTTGATGTTGATGGCGGAGAGCGCCTGACCGACTTCGTCGTGCAATTCCTGTGAAATTCGTTTTCGCTCCTCCTCCTGGGCATGAACCAGCTTCTCTGAAAGATCGATGAGGTCCCGTTCGTACCTGAGCCGCTCCGATATGTCCCTTATGATCACCAGAACGGCGTTTCTATTCTTATATACGATCAACCCGGCATTGACCTCGACTTCCCTGACCTCTCCGTTCTTACAGGCCACTTTGGTTTCGTATATGGACGGCACTTTGGCGCCTCTGATCCTCTTTTCATGGATGTTCTTCACGTAGTCCACGCAGTCCGAGGAAAGAACTCCGAAGTAATCGATGCCCTGAAGCTCCTGGGCGGCGTACCCGGTGATATCTACAAATTTTTGATTCACAAACACATACTTTCCGTCCTGGATGATCACAATACCATCATTGGCCTTTTCCACCAGGGTCGAATACTTCTCCTCGGACTCTTTCAACACCTGTATGTTCTCTTCGAGCCTGGACACCATGTGATTGAAGGCATTGCCGAGTACACCCAGTTCGTCGCCCCGCTTTATGGGAATCCGATGAGAGATGTCTCCTCTCGATATCTTATGCGCGGCGCGGACCACGTCTTTCAGAGGGGTAGTAATGTGGTTCGATAAGACAAAGCCGGTGAGCACGCTGACCAGCAAACTGACGAGGGCGAGAAGCATGAGGGATTTCTTTGTGGAAACAGCTACCTCCAGAGCCGATCCGGATTTCTCCGCCATGTCGCTCTCCGCAATGTCGATGAGTTCGTTCGTTACGGCTTTCAGTCCTCTCAGAATCAGCCGTCCGTGTCTGTCGGTATTGGATATCGAAGAAATATACTCATCGAAATCGATTTCCCCGTAGTCCATCTCCTGGCGCATCTCTTTTTCGACTTCAGCGATCTTGTCCTCCCATTCGTTGGCCAATTTTTCATAACGGTCGATCACCTGCAGGTATCGATCGTCCTCCCGCTGCAGCTCCCTTCCCTTGTTGATGAGTGATTTGATCGGAAGGATGTGTTCAGTGTAGGCCACCAGATATCTGGTTTTTCCGGTCAGCAGGAAACCTCGAATGCTGGCCTGTCGATCTACGATTCGGTACGTCAGTTCTTGCGCCATCTTGACGGTCTGATAGTATTTACTGTATACTTCCTCATACCGTCGGAACACTGTATTGTAATTTTCTATTGCAATGATGGCAAAGGATGGAATAATCAGAATGACAATGAAACAGAC of the Deltaproteobacteria bacterium genome contains:
- a CDS encoding PAS domain S-box protein, with translation MSLKLKIISVCFIVILIIPSFAIIAIENYNTVFRRYEEVYSKYYQTVKMAQELTYRIVDRQASIRGFLLTGKTRYLVAYTEHILPIKSLINKGRELQREDDRYLQVIDRYEKLANEWEDKIAEVEKEMRQEMDYGEIDFDEYISSISNTDRHGRLILRGLKAVTNELIDIAESDMAEKSGSALEVAVSTKKSLMLLALVSLLVSVLTGFVLSNHITTPLKDVVRAAHKISRGDISHRIPIKRGDELGVLGNAFNHMVSRLEENIQVLKESEEKYSTLVEKANDGIVIIQDGKYVFVNQKFVDITGYAAQELQGIDYFGVLSSDCVDYVKNIHEKRIRGAKVPSIYETKVACKNGEVREVEVNAGLIVYKNRNAVLVIIRDISERLRYERDLIDLSEKLVHAQEEERKRISQELHDEVGQALSAININVEMLERTGNILSDASAKRLRDIRTLVEKSIDDIHRIAYDLRPHLLDDFGLVSALRWYTESFEDRTGIRVRLHLEGEASKLSPDIETLIYRVTQEALTNVSKHAEATKTDVLVDYRGKGISLTIADDGKGFNAEDRRSRYASRAGGMGLFGIRERVAVYGGRLDVESNSNGGGTKLLVQVPLRQEPFKDFL